In the Elioraea tepida genome, one interval contains:
- a CDS encoding methyltransferase domain-containing protein, whose product MSKPLGLQESHSLLNIGAGMGGAARAITTAWGTWVSGYEENADLAAAGEALSKKAKLEKKAEIRHYDPAAPQFRPNFFHHALVQEALWTVEDKPRLLAAVAAALKPNGQLVMTDLTLGEVPLDPNDETARAWERLDRGPACLVHPQAETVLMARLGFDVRIAEDISPRHVQQAVAAWRGMLEILLAQPPTRAQALSILQEAELWLRRLSLIRSGKLKVMRWHAIRR is encoded by the coding sequence TTGAGCAAGCCGCTCGGCCTGCAGGAGAGCCACAGCCTGCTCAATATTGGCGCGGGGATGGGCGGCGCAGCGCGTGCCATCACGACTGCGTGGGGCACCTGGGTCAGCGGTTATGAGGAGAACGCCGACCTTGCCGCCGCTGGCGAGGCGCTCTCGAAGAAGGCCAAGCTGGAGAAGAAGGCTGAGATTAGACACTACGATCCGGCCGCACCGCAGTTCCGTCCCAACTTCTTCCATCATGCCCTCGTGCAGGAAGCTCTCTGGACCGTGGAGGACAAGCCTCGGCTGCTCGCCGCGGTGGCAGCGGCGCTCAAGCCAAACGGGCAGCTCGTGATGACCGATCTCACGCTCGGTGAGGTTCCCCTCGATCCCAACGACGAGACCGCGAGGGCCTGGGAGCGGCTCGATCGGGGGCCCGCCTGTCTCGTCCACCCGCAAGCCGAGACCGTGCTCATGGCTCGGCTCGGCTTCGACGTGCGGATCGCCGAGGACATCAGCCCCCGACACGTGCAGCAGGCAGTTGCGGCATGGCGCGGCATGTTGGAGATCCTCCTCGCTCAGCCTCCGACGCGTGCTCAGGCGCTTTCCATCCTCCAGGAGGCTGAGCTGTGGCTCAGGCGTCTCTCCTTGATCCGGTCCGGGAAGCTGAAGGTTATGCGGTGGCACGCCATCCGGCGCTGA
- the ykgO gene encoding type B 50S ribosomal protein L36, whose translation MRIRNSLKSAKTRDKNNRLVRRRGRLYVINKKNPRMKARQG comes from the coding sequence ATGCGCATCCGGAACTCGCTCAAGTCTGCGAAGACGCGGGACAAGAACAACCGTCTCGTGCGTCGGCGGGGCCGTCTTTACGTGATCAACAAGAAGAACCCGCGGATGAAGGCCCGCCAGGGCTGA
- a CDS encoding FAD-linked oxidase C-terminal domain-containing protein: MLAMPAPRAEILARRAEVISALAERVGPGNVIAEPLRLKAYETDAFTAYRRVPLAVVLPETTAQLAAALRYCNEQGIRVVPRAAGTSLSGGALPLEDAVVIGVARMNRILEVDLADRFARVQAGVTNIAITRAVEGEGFFYAPDPSSQLACMIAGNVAMNSGGAHCLKYGVTANNLLGLTMVTVEGEVMEVGGAHLDCAGYDWLGLITGSEGQLGIVTEVTVRILRAAEGARAMLVGFGATDVAAAAVADIIASGIIPVALEFMDRACIHACEAFAQAGYPLDADALLIIEVEGSEQEQEVLLGKLAAICERHAPTTMRIAKTAEESAAIWKGRKGAFGAIGRISPDYLCMDGTIPPARLPEAMRAIKTLSERYRLEVANVFHAGDGNLHPLIMFDANDADSFARAEALGADILKLCVELGGCLTGEHGVGVEKRDLMTVQFRAVDLDQQRRIKSAFDPGWILNPHKVFPLVSA, encoded by the coding sequence ATGCTAGCGATGCCTGCACCGAGGGCCGAGATCCTCGCGCGCCGTGCTGAGGTCATCTCCGCTCTCGCGGAACGCGTCGGCCCAGGCAACGTGATCGCGGAACCACTGCGCCTGAAGGCCTACGAGACGGACGCGTTCACCGCTTACCGCCGGGTACCGCTCGCGGTGGTTCTGCCGGAGACGACGGCCCAGCTCGCTGCTGCGCTCAGATACTGCAACGAGCAGGGCATCCGCGTGGTGCCGCGCGCAGCCGGCACCTCGCTTTCCGGAGGAGCGCTGCCGCTGGAGGACGCGGTGGTGATCGGTGTCGCGCGCATGAACCGTATCCTTGAGGTTGACCTTGCCGATCGTTTCGCGCGCGTTCAGGCGGGAGTGACCAACATCGCCATCACCCGCGCCGTCGAGGGAGAGGGGTTCTTCTACGCGCCCGATCCCTCGAGCCAGCTCGCCTGCATGATCGCGGGCAACGTCGCGATGAACTCCGGTGGCGCCCATTGCCTTAAGTATGGTGTAACGGCGAACAACCTGCTCGGCCTCACCATGGTCACGGTCGAAGGGGAGGTGATGGAGGTCGGCGGCGCCCATCTTGACTGCGCCGGATACGACTGGCTTGGGCTTATCACCGGGTCCGAGGGCCAGCTCGGCATCGTCACGGAGGTGACGGTGCGTATCCTACGGGCCGCCGAGGGGGCGCGCGCGATGCTCGTGGGCTTTGGCGCGACGGATGTTGCCGCAGCGGCCGTGGCCGACATCATCGCGTCTGGCATCATCCCAGTGGCGCTCGAGTTCATGGACCGTGCCTGCATCCATGCGTGCGAGGCCTTCGCCCAGGCGGGCTATCCCCTCGATGCCGACGCGCTTCTGATCATCGAGGTCGAGGGTTCGGAGCAGGAGCAGGAGGTTCTGCTGGGAAAGCTCGCCGCGATCTGCGAACGGCACGCGCCGACGACGATGCGGATCGCGAAGACCGCAGAGGAGAGCGCAGCGATCTGGAAGGGGCGCAAGGGCGCGTTCGGCGCGATCGGCCGGATTAGCCCTGACTATCTCTGCATGGACGGAACGATCCCTCCAGCCAGGCTGCCTGAGGCAATGCGGGCCATCAAAACCCTCTCGGAACGGTATCGGCTCGAGGTCGCAAACGTCTTCCACGCGGGCGACGGCAACCTGCACCCGTTGATCATGTTCGACGCGAACGACGCCGATAGCTTCGCGCGTGCGGAGGCGCTCGGCGCCGACATCCTGAAGCTATGTGTCGAGCTCGGAGGATGCCTGACCGGCGAACATGGTGTTGGCGTCGAGAAGCGCGACCTGATGACGGTTCAATTCCGCGCCGTGGATCTCGATCAACAGAGGCGCATCAAGAGCGCCTTCGACCCCGGCTGGATCCTGAACCCGCACAAGGTGTTCCCCCTGGTGAGCGCCTGA
- a CDS encoding FAD-binding protein, translated as MPPGGAASALEAPADEAALVARIAAAHAAGEPLAIWGNRTKASLGRPVQTAAAISTRALSGITLYSPSELVIAARAGTPVAELEAALSAEGQHLVAEPPDLSALCGPEDGPPDGPPTIGGVVACNLSGPRRIALGAMRDHVLGVRAVNGAGEVITSGGRVLKNVTGLDLCKLLSGSRGTLAVLTEVTLKVLPAPEATATLVLRGLTAEEGVVALAAGLGSPFGVTGAAFLPDEAAEAAPALGPGGSATILRLEEFAEFIPYRAERLSALLATHGVVRCLDDATSRVLWRSVRDAAPLCVSAAEGVWRLSVRPSSGPRILASLKSWGLRCLLDWGGGLVWATGPATESSHIAVSAAAAAAGGAFWTVRAPPSLRAALPVVPPESPSVAALTRRVKAAFDPKGILSPGRIFAGI; from the coding sequence ATGCCACCGGGTGGGGCCGCTTCAGCGCTCGAGGCGCCGGCAGACGAGGCGGCGCTGGTGGCCCGGATCGCGGCGGCCCATGCAGCAGGGGAACCTCTCGCGATCTGGGGCAATCGGACCAAAGCGAGCCTCGGCCGGCCCGTCCAGACTGCGGCCGCCATTTCCACCCGTGCGCTCTCCGGCATCACGCTCTACAGCCCATCCGAACTCGTGATCGCCGCGCGCGCCGGTACCCCGGTGGCCGAGCTCGAGGCTGCGCTCTCTGCGGAGGGGCAGCATCTTGTCGCCGAGCCGCCCGATCTCTCGGCCCTATGTGGTCCCGAGGATGGGCCTCCTGACGGCCCTCCGACGATCGGTGGCGTCGTCGCCTGCAACCTCTCGGGACCACGCCGGATCGCGCTCGGCGCCATGCGCGACCACGTACTCGGCGTGCGTGCCGTCAATGGAGCCGGGGAGGTGATCACCTCTGGCGGGCGGGTGCTGAAGAACGTTACCGGACTCGACCTCTGCAAGCTTCTGTCGGGGAGCCGGGGGACCCTCGCGGTTCTGACGGAGGTGACGCTTAAGGTCCTGCCAGCGCCGGAAGCAACGGCCACTCTCGTGCTGCGCGGTCTGACGGCCGAGGAGGGTGTGGTGGCCCTGGCCGCTGGGCTCGGTTCTCCCTTTGGCGTTACCGGCGCTGCCTTCCTTCCCGACGAGGCGGCCGAAGCCGCACCAGCGCTCGGCCCAGGCGGCTCAGCGACCATTCTGAGGCTTGAGGAGTTCGCCGAGTTCATCCCCTACCGAGCGGAGCGGCTTTCGGCCCTGCTCGCGACTCACGGCGTGGTGCGGTGCCTTGATGATGCGACGTCCCGGGTTCTGTGGCGGTCGGTACGTGACGCTGCCCCGCTGTGCGTGAGCGCCGCCGAGGGGGTGTGGCGCCTCTCCGTGCGGCCCTCATCGGGGCCAAGGATTCTCGCGAGCCTCAAGAGCTGGGGGCTGCGCTGCCTTCTCGACTGGGGTGGGGGCCTTGTCTGGGCTACCGGGCCGGCGACGGAGTCGTCGCACATCGCGGTCTCGGCTGCTGCAGCTGCCGCGGGCGGCGCGTTTTGGACGGTGCGCGCACCCCCCTCCCTCCGTGCCGCTCTGCCCGTGGTACCGCCCGAGAGTCCAAGCGTCGCTGCATTAACACGGCGCGTCAAGGCGGCGTTCGACCCCAAAGGAATTCTCAGTCCCGGCCGCATCTTTGCCGGGATATGA
- the glcF gene encoding glycolate oxidase subunit GlcF: protein MQTSFTTEQLRDADTAEANRILRTCVHCGLCTATCPTFLLLGDELDSPRGRIYLIKDMLENNRPATAEVVQHIDRCLSCLSCMTTCPSSVHYMHLIDHARRHVEETFERPVPERLVRSLLATVLPRVWMFRLAVLVASIVKPVGRFLPGRGPFAQRLRAMLALAPSRVPSPSAVERPGVHPAAGRRRFRMALLAGCAQQVLAPEINEATIRLLTRLGVEVVVPKGAGCCGALVHHMRRHEAAIAAAKRNVAAWWAEVEGEGLDAIVINASGCGTTVKNYGYMLREEPGWAEKATKISALAKDITEVLEMVGYAPTRAAPPLRVTYHAACSMQHGQRLTALPKALLKRAGFAVADPPEGHICCGSAGTYNLLQPEIAAQLRERKLANIAATRPDVVVTGNIGCISQLSGGPVPVIHSVLLLDWMSGGPVPAALCAHPAVGKAALVEHPASG, encoded by the coding sequence ATGCAAACCAGCTTCACAACGGAACAACTGCGCGACGCCGACACGGCTGAGGCGAACCGCATCCTCAGGACCTGCGTTCATTGCGGGTTGTGCACCGCCACTTGCCCCACGTTCCTCCTGCTCGGGGACGAGCTCGACAGCCCGCGCGGCCGCATTTACCTGATAAAGGATATGCTGGAGAACAACCGCCCAGCCACAGCCGAGGTGGTTCAGCATATCGACCGCTGCCTCTCCTGCCTTTCTTGCATGACGACGTGCCCGTCAAGCGTGCACTACATGCACCTTATCGACCACGCCCGCCGACATGTGGAGGAGACGTTCGAGCGGCCGGTCCCCGAGAGGCTGGTCCGCTCACTGCTCGCTACTGTGCTGCCGCGCGTCTGGATGTTCAGGCTCGCAGTGCTGGTTGCCTCGATCGTGAAGCCGGTTGGCCGGTTCCTTCCAGGAAGGGGTCCGTTCGCGCAACGTCTCCGCGCGATGCTTGCGCTCGCTCCTTCACGCGTGCCATCGCCGAGTGCGGTCGAGCGTCCGGGCGTGCATCCTGCAGCCGGGCGGCGCCGCTTCCGCATGGCACTGCTCGCAGGCTGCGCCCAGCAGGTGCTCGCTCCAGAAATCAATGAGGCGACGATCCGCTTGCTTACCCGCCTTGGTGTCGAGGTGGTCGTTCCGAAGGGGGCTGGTTGCTGTGGTGCACTCGTGCACCATATGAGGCGGCATGAGGCGGCGATTGCTGCCGCCAAGCGCAATGTTGCCGCTTGGTGGGCCGAGGTCGAGGGGGAGGGCCTTGATGCAATCGTGATCAACGCCTCCGGCTGTGGCACCACGGTCAAAAATTACGGCTACATGCTTCGCGAGGAGCCGGGGTGGGCGGAGAAAGCAACGAAGATTTCGGCGCTTGCGAAGGACATCACGGAGGTGCTCGAGATGGTCGGCTACGCGCCGACACGGGCTGCACCCCCCCTTCGGGTCACCTACCACGCGGCATGCTCGATGCAGCACGGGCAGAGGCTCACCGCGCTGCCAAAAGCGCTGCTAAAACGTGCTGGCTTCGCCGTAGCCGATCCGCCGGAGGGGCATATCTGCTGCGGTAGCGCCGGCACCTACAACCTGCTCCAACCGGAAATCGCCGCACAGCTGCGCGAGCGTAAGCTCGCCAACATTGCGGCCACCCGCCCGGACGTGGTGGTGACGGGGAACATCGGCTGCATAAGCCAGCTATCGGGCGGGCCTGTGCCAGTAATCCATTCCGTGTTGCTGCTCGATTGGATGTCGGGTGGCCCGGTTCCTGCGGCGCTATGCGCTCACCCTGCAGTGGGCAAGGCGGCGCTTGTGGAGCACCCCGCTTCGGGGTGA
- a CDS encoding tetratricopeptide repeat protein produces MAILRRGLLLCLLSAPVLAQAPAPAQRQRLTLEQMFEALRHAPDDASARAVEAQIWQVWIQGGSPAVQLLMRRGIRHLESRSLEDAIEDFNAVIALAPELPEGWNKRATAYYLAGDYQNALRDIRETLAREPRHFGALVGLSHILEADGDPRGALRAYEQALAIHPRLAGHEQRLKDLRRKALGEES; encoded by the coding sequence ATGGCGATCCTCCGCCGCGGACTACTCCTCTGCTTGCTCAGTGCGCCTGTGCTGGCCCAGGCCCCGGCCCCAGCGCAGCGTCAGCGTCTGACGCTTGAGCAGATGTTCGAGGCGCTACGGCACGCGCCCGACGACGCCTCGGCACGCGCCGTTGAGGCTCAGATCTGGCAGGTGTGGATACAGGGCGGTTCGCCCGCGGTTCAGCTGCTCATGCGGCGAGGAATTCGCCACCTCGAGAGCAGGTCGCTCGAGGATGCGATCGAGGATTTCAACGCCGTCATCGCGCTGGCTCCGGAGCTGCCGGAGGGTTGGAACAAAAGGGCTACGGCCTATTATCTTGCGGGCGATTATCAGAACGCGCTTCGGGACATTCGCGAAACGCTGGCGAGAGAGCCAAGGCATTTCGGTGCCCTCGTCGGCCTCTCGCACATTCTCGAGGCCGATGGAGATCCTCGGGGGGCGTTGCGTGCCTATGAACAAGCGCTGGCAATCCACCCACGCCTTGCCGGGCACGAGCAACGGTTGAAGGATCTTCGCAGGAAGGCGCTCGGTGAGGAAAGTTGA
- a CDS encoding LysR substrate-binding domain-containing protein gives MNTLWVLSLEPTARALALMDRLGPALEALAEALAPAVPFDPAIDRRDFRIAFQDDIAIALLPRLMPVLGAEAPRCTLTVRRTDWKTAPGQLERAEVSIVLGYLAEDLPANARRRVVVNGHFVVLRADGAPEPISLDEYCRRHHVLVTPAGDLRGRADMALEALGRKRRVVPNLTDCTLLPSVLAGTELIATVPDFVAETLAAQGGLRIDPTPFDPLPAVISMAWRGTTDGDPAERWLRGRIVSLLKRS, from the coding sequence ATGAACACATTATGGGTCCTGAGCCTAGAGCCGACGGCGCGGGCGCTCGCGCTGATGGACCGGCTCGGCCCGGCGCTCGAGGCGCTCGCCGAAGCCCTCGCACCGGCGGTGCCGTTCGACCCGGCGATCGATCGTCGCGACTTCCGGATCGCCTTTCAGGACGACATCGCGATCGCGCTCCTGCCGCGGCTTATGCCTGTGCTCGGGGCGGAGGCGCCGCGCTGCACGCTGACGGTCCGGCGTACGGATTGGAAGACCGCGCCCGGGCAGCTCGAAAGGGCGGAGGTCTCGATCGTCCTCGGATACCTCGCGGAGGACCTCCCGGCCAACGCCAGGCGGCGGGTCGTCGTGAACGGCCATTTCGTGGTTCTGCGGGCGGACGGCGCCCCCGAGCCGATCTCGCTCGACGAGTATTGCCGGCGTCATCACGTGCTGGTGACGCCGGCGGGCGATCTTCGGGGACGGGCAGACATGGCGCTCGAGGCCCTTGGCCGGAAGCGCCGCGTCGTGCCCAACCTGACCGATTGCACGCTTCTTCCCTCGGTGCTCGCCGGGACGGAGCTGATCGCGACCGTTCCGGATTTCGTGGCCGAGACGCTCGCCGCGCAGGGAGGACTGAGGATCGACCCCACACCCTTCGACCCCCTGCCGGCCGTGATCAGCATGGCCTGGCGCGGAACGACCGACGGCGACCCTGCAGAACGTTGGCTGCGCGGGCGGATCGTCTCGTTGCTGAAGCGGAGCTAG
- a CDS encoding TadE family protein, translating into MRWHVCARPPRTRRAHGLPRCSAGAAALEFAVVMPVFLALVFAIIDFSRYAFTLISVQQAAAEAVRAASMGKTATEAQSLARARSPFLGEGLAIACEGCGMVDVNRLMTFRVIARYTFQPLLPLLPTFPVTVAEESRVSF; encoded by the coding sequence ATGCGGTGGCACGTGTGCGCTAGACCGCCGAGGACGCGACGCGCCCACGGACTGCCCCGTTGCAGCGCGGGGGCGGCCGCCCTCGAGTTCGCGGTCGTGATGCCCGTCTTCCTCGCCCTCGTCTTCGCGATCATCGATTTCTCTCGCTACGCCTTCACGCTCATCTCGGTGCAGCAGGCCGCGGCGGAGGCGGTGCGGGCGGCATCGATGGGCAAGACCGCCACCGAAGCCCAGTCGCTCGCACGGGCGCGCTCCCCCTTCCTCGGTGAAGGCCTCGCCATCGCCTGCGAGGGGTGCGGGATGGTGGACGTGAACCGGCTGATGACCTTTCGCGTGATCGCTCGCTACACGTTCCAGCCGCTCCTGCCGCTCCTGCCGACCTTTCCCGTCACCGTCGCCGAGGAGAGCCGCGTGAGCTTCTGA
- a CDS encoding TadE/TadG family type IV pilus assembly protein — translation MSTRPVRLPGPSRRALFRCRRGASAVEFAFIAPVMVLLLAGLADIGAAMHQAIRLENAARAGAQFAMSFPTDQAGITAAARAALGGSGTGTTVTASAPFCACPGGGTAVVSCEGTPCAGAPSGTYIAVTVTRPFSAIVGLGGFVLPSTLRGDAVARVR, via the coding sequence ATGAGCACACGGCCCGTGAGGCTCCCGGGCCCGTCGCGGCGCGCGTTGTTCCGCTGCCGGCGCGGCGCCTCAGCGGTCGAGTTCGCCTTCATCGCGCCTGTTATGGTGCTTCTGCTTGCCGGCCTCGCCGACATCGGAGCCGCGATGCACCAGGCGATCCGGCTCGAAAACGCGGCCCGTGCGGGGGCGCAGTTCGCGATGAGCTTCCCCACCGACCAGGCGGGCATCACCGCCGCCGCGAGGGCCGCGCTCGGCGGCTCGGGCACCGGGACGACCGTGACCGCCTCCGCGCCGTTTTGCGCCTGCCCCGGGGGCGGAACGGCCGTCGTTTCCTGCGAGGGGACGCCGTGTGCCGGAGCGCCGTCAGGCACCTATATCGCGGTCACCGTGACGCGTCCGTTCTCCGCGATCGTCGGCCTCGGCGGTTTCGTTCTTCCCTCAACTCTGCGTGGCGATGCGGTGGCACGTGTGCGCTAG